The proteins below are encoded in one region of Acidobacteriota bacterium:
- a CDS encoding TetR/AcrR family transcriptional regulator — protein MKRRRGRPKTVNRERAIELAMESYWRDGLFAVSLNQLCRRASISKPALYREFGGEDGLMEAALLEYRQRFVLPLLAVVAADLPFEQTLDQLVLVTTVDRDTPAGCLFTAMRLSQARLGPATAARVSTIVEERRAAFEDGYRRALARGEADPDRSPEFAARYLDTQLTTILVQMASGEEPDLVRPQARLALRALLPT, from the coding sequence GTGAAACGTCGGCGCGGACGTCCCAAGACGGTGAACCGGGAGCGTGCGATTGAGCTCGCCATGGAGAGCTACTGGCGAGATGGCTTGTTTGCCGTCTCCCTCAACCAGCTCTGCCGACGTGCCAGCATTTCCAAGCCGGCCCTCTATCGCGAGTTCGGAGGCGAAGACGGATTGATGGAGGCCGCGTTGCTCGAATATCGGCAGCGCTTCGTCTTGCCCCTGCTTGCGGTGGTGGCCGCCGATCTGCCTTTCGAACAGACCTTGGATCAACTGGTCCTCGTAACGACCGTCGATCGCGACACGCCGGCGGGCTGCTTGTTCACCGCCATGCGGCTGTCACAGGCACGTCTGGGCCCGGCGACGGCGGCACGGGTCTCAACGATCGTCGAGGAAAGACGTGCCGCCTTCGAAGATGGCTACCGTCGCGCGCTCGCTCGTGGCGAAGCCGATCCAGACCGCTCGCCCGAGTTTGCCGCCCGCTACCTCGATACCCAACTGACCACGATCTTGGTCCAGATGGCCTCGGGAGAGGAGCCAGATCTGGTCAGGCCTCAGGCTCGACTGGCATTGCGGGCGCTCCTGCCGACTTAG